Proteins encoded in a region of the Xylanibacillus composti genome:
- a CDS encoding tyrosine-type recombinase/integrase — protein sequence MEIGKAKDLKLVDFDGSNTEQNFRCGNNYFSDNVWDFNGYVRIGHLSGSRLKIKFNFVENKPEMLHVVKWYMVHKLLTGKFLTAKRSLDGVVRFVKFIEEAAPEIEGFSEITYDLLKSYFMYLLDAKSETTGEPLSGVAIKKCALAIKEILLKGNVKGWGVPDDVRYVQNLYEEMIIFNKSIKRDSKKAEEIVKEKIEDEDLIDRIVKFAMDDLDKSENILTASSVVLSTQLGLRISEIITIYSASIKEIGGDTMLIYSTGKLSPEPVEVSKPANQLVVYALDKIKEYAAPLQKESGLPYLFLSRTRNKKGYPVGLASHANWNKNHLRPWIKQHNIRDKNDELIDFTSHTFRHAFASYSLKGGASIEVISQLMNHKSIRGTTHYTHLFRKVVESKFSSVLHENAVIAGVKALEIKEKLKQHNPFKGKTIDQVNKIRRAMKIQVLSHGLCLHHPMRNEACAGDGVCLGCQNFLTTPEFLEVHKGRLEKVQNELSTASSNGPYEAKLKTIENYLLGIIRDLESQMDYRGNNDNSEYVSQDELGVRIV from the coding sequence ATGGAAATAGGTAAAGCAAAGGATCTTAAGCTTGTAGATTTCGATGGCAGTAATACGGAACAAAATTTTCGTTGTGGGAATAACTATTTTTCGGATAATGTTTGGGATTTTAACGGGTACGTGAGAATTGGGCATCTGTCCGGTTCAAGGCTAAAGATAAAATTCAACTTTGTTGAAAACAAGCCTGAAATGTTGCATGTGGTGAAATGGTATATGGTTCATAAACTATTAACAGGTAAATTTCTTACAGCGAAGCGGAGTTTAGATGGTGTAGTACGGTTTGTAAAATTTATTGAGGAAGCCGCGCCCGAGATTGAGGGTTTTTCAGAAATAACCTATGATTTGTTGAAATCATACTTTATGTATCTACTGGATGCAAAAAGCGAAACAACGGGGGAGCCCTTAAGTGGAGTTGCAATCAAAAAGTGTGCATTGGCGATTAAAGAGATACTACTGAAAGGTAATGTAAAGGGTTGGGGAGTTCCCGATGATGTTCGATACGTTCAGAATCTGTATGAGGAAATGATTATCTTTAACAAAAGTATCAAAAGGGACAGCAAGAAAGCAGAAGAAATCGTGAAAGAAAAGATTGAGGATGAGGATCTGATTGACCGGATTGTAAAATTTGCTATGGACGATCTAGATAAGAGTGAAAATATACTTACGGCTTCGAGTGTTGTTCTTTCAACTCAATTGGGACTTCGTATTAGTGAAATCATCACTATTTATAGCGCGTCAATTAAGGAAATAGGTGGCGACACGATGCTGATTTATTCAACTGGAAAGTTGAGTCCCGAACCAGTAGAGGTTTCAAAGCCAGCGAATCAACTAGTAGTATACGCATTGGATAAAATCAAAGAATATGCAGCGCCGTTACAAAAGGAATCAGGGCTTCCATATTTGTTCCTGTCCAGAACTAGAAACAAAAAGGGCTACCCTGTTGGATTGGCTTCGCATGCGAATTGGAATAAGAATCACTTGCGTCCATGGATTAAACAGCATAATATCCGAGATAAGAACGATGAATTAATTGATTTTACCAGTCATACATTTCGTCATGCATTTGCAAGCTATTCATTGAAGGGTGGGGCTTCGATAGAAGTAATAAGTCAACTTATGAATCATAAATCAATTCGAGGAACTACCCACTATACTCACTTGTTTAGGAAAGTAGTGGAGAGTAAGTTTTCTTCTGTTCTCCATGAAAACGCTGTTATTGCTGGAGTTAAAGCGTTAGAAATAAAAGAGAAACTAAAACAACACAATCCATTCAAAGGGAAAACTATAGATCAAGTGAATAAAATACGCAGAGCAATGAAAATCCAAGTGCTTTCTCACGGACTATGTCTGCACCACCCAATGCGAAACGAAGCTTGTGCAGGTGACGGTGTATGCCTTGGTTGTCAAAACTTTTTAACAACTCCCGAATTTCTAGAAGTTCATAAGGGACGACTGGAGAAAGTACAGAACGAATTATCTACGGCATCTAGTAATGGGCCTTATGAGGCGAAATTAAAAACAATTGAGAATTATTTGCTTGGAATTATACGAGATCTAGAATCTCAAATGGACTATCGAGGAAATAACGACAATTCCGAATATGTTTCACAGGATGAATTGGGGGTTAGGATAGTATGA
- a CDS encoding type I restriction endonuclease subunit R, which produces MANGLYETDFEEATIGRLEAIGYEYTHAMNLFGRTSLNEVVLRDRLEAFLKKTYPGIPAQHIPVLVSRFADPDGVTLLQRNQRFHEMLVKGIDFSYEEKGEQVFHHVYPVNWDEPLTNNFLVVNQLSIEGKMARRPDLIIYVNGLPLVVFELKSPYSEQATIEYAYNQITNYTYDIAQLFNYNAFAVISDGILTLHGIPGAPYEFYAAWKSIDGKEVDNNITNSMRTLIQGMFPKERLLDYIRNFVVFMKDGNKEAIKIGAKYHQYFGVRFAVEHAVRATRPEGDRKIGVLWHATGSGKSLSMLFFSGILSRHPEMDNPTIVIQVDRSDLDGQLHETFVQGTSLVGNVHHAENANELRELLRNEAGQIIFSTIEKFRLKDGEGEFPVCSERRNIIVISDEAHRTQYSFDGFAGNLRRALPNASHVGFTGTPITFADRNTFELFGNVIHIYDMQQATLDGATLRIYYESRLIPLDLENAGLDEEFKQIVSQVGDGKWDEQRAKWAALEKVVGTSERLETLAKDIVGHFPKAASPEAKGMIVCMSREICVRLYEKMRKIDGCPSIEIVMTGDIDKDPPSWRQKQPGSEFSHIKSKEEQESVKAKLRDPNDPLKFVIVRDMWLTGTDIPPLTYLYVDKPIKGHGLIQAIARVNRVYPGKTGGVVIDYIGIAEALKEATHRYTQGGGKGKPAGSIEDEAVPIFFEALEAVRALIPPDIDITDWRAKPKVEREDWIADFVGFLMGPDEDTYLNAQAKLDKAYQLVKHLPAVIPHANEVLLYEIAAIQIKKFKIAGDPDDKPKNIEEELKKLIDRSIGAREEAVDLFEKAGLEKPDISILDEAFLADFEQKPHVDLRLKLLQKLLEEEIFYLVKQKNALGKELSKLLEKTINDYHNRVITATAVAQMMVEAKKKMDEERKKKEALGLSDEEMAFYYIIENMGNNAFTNEFISGLIRKVVAAMKKEFQIDWTNPHRADVLAKVSNAVKMVLIREKIKGEQLRFLTNAIIDQAKEKYKDWPIEA; this is translated from the coding sequence GTGGCTAACGGACTGTACGAAACGGATTTTGAAGAAGCAACGATCGGTCGTCTAGAGGCCATCGGTTACGAATATACCCATGCGATGAACCTGTTCGGTCGTACGTCGCTTAATGAAGTCGTGCTTCGGGACCGTCTGGAAGCATTTCTCAAGAAAACATACCCCGGGATTCCGGCGCAGCATATCCCTGTGTTAGTTTCGCGTTTTGCCGATCCTGACGGCGTGACATTGCTTCAGCGCAACCAGAGGTTCCACGAGATGCTAGTGAAGGGCATTGACTTTTCCTACGAGGAAAAAGGCGAGCAAGTGTTTCACCATGTATATCCGGTGAACTGGGACGAGCCGCTTACGAATAACTTTCTTGTCGTAAACCAACTTTCGATCGAAGGGAAGATGGCGCGGCGGCCGGACCTTATCATATACGTGAATGGGTTGCCGCTGGTGGTGTTCGAGCTGAAAAGTCCGTATAGCGAGCAGGCAACGATCGAATATGCCTACAATCAAATCACGAACTACACCTATGACATCGCACAACTATTTAACTACAATGCCTTTGCGGTCATCTCCGACGGTATCCTGACGCTCCATGGCATTCCCGGGGCACCGTATGAGTTCTATGCAGCCTGGAAGTCCATCGATGGTAAGGAAGTCGATAACAACATTACGAACTCGATGAGGACGCTCATTCAGGGTATGTTTCCAAAGGAACGACTGCTCGATTATATCCGCAACTTCGTTGTGTTCATGAAAGATGGTAATAAGGAAGCAATCAAGATTGGCGCTAAATATCACCAATATTTCGGCGTTCGGTTTGCCGTTGAACACGCCGTTCGCGCAACTCGACCAGAAGGAGACCGGAAGATTGGGGTCCTATGGCATGCCACTGGTTCGGGGAAATCACTTTCTATGTTGTTTTTCTCTGGAATTCTGTCGCGGCATCCAGAGATGGATAACCCGACAATCGTCATCCAAGTGGATCGCTCGGATCTCGACGGTCAGTTGCACGAGACATTCGTTCAGGGGACGTCCCTGGTCGGGAACGTTCATCATGCAGAGAATGCCAATGAATTGAGGGAACTATTGCGCAACGAAGCCGGCCAAATTATCTTTTCGACGATCGAGAAGTTCCGTTTGAAAGATGGAGAAGGTGAGTTCCCAGTATGCTCAGAGCGTCGAAATATTATCGTCATTTCAGACGAAGCTCATCGTACCCAGTATAGTTTTGACGGCTTTGCCGGCAATCTTCGTCGTGCCTTGCCGAATGCTTCACACGTCGGATTTACGGGTACGCCGATAACATTTGCGGACCGTAATACGTTTGAATTGTTCGGGAACGTCATTCACATCTACGACATGCAGCAGGCCACGCTAGACGGTGCAACGCTTCGGATCTACTACGAATCTCGTCTCATACCGCTTGATCTTGAGAACGCAGGTCTCGACGAGGAATTTAAACAAATTGTCAGCCAGGTTGGGGATGGAAAATGGGATGAACAGCGCGCTAAATGGGCGGCGCTAGAGAAGGTCGTCGGTACGTCCGAGAGGTTGGAGACGCTCGCCAAGGATATTGTAGGGCACTTCCCAAAGGCGGCTTCCCCTGAGGCAAAGGGCATGATCGTTTGCATGAGCCGTGAAATATGCGTTCGACTCTACGAGAAAATGCGTAAAATAGACGGCTGTCCGTCGATTGAAATTGTTATGACCGGTGACATTGACAAAGACCCGCCAAGTTGGCGCCAAAAGCAGCCAGGAAGTGAGTTCTCTCATATCAAGTCCAAGGAAGAGCAGGAGAGCGTAAAAGCAAAGCTACGAGATCCGAATGACCCTCTTAAGTTCGTAATCGTACGGGATATGTGGCTCACGGGTACCGACATCCCGCCACTAACTTACTTGTACGTCGATAAACCAATTAAAGGTCACGGCTTAATCCAGGCTATTGCCCGAGTAAACCGCGTTTACCCCGGTAAAACCGGTGGTGTTGTCATCGATTATATCGGCATCGCCGAAGCACTGAAAGAGGCAACGCATCGCTATACACAAGGCGGCGGTAAAGGAAAGCCGGCTGGGAGCATCGAGGACGAGGCGGTGCCAATCTTCTTCGAGGCGCTCGAAGCGGTACGCGCCTTAATCCCGCCAGACATCGACATTACAGATTGGCGGGCTAAGCCGAAGGTTGAGCGTGAAGATTGGATTGCGGACTTTGTAGGCTTTTTGATGGGGCCAGACGAGGACACTTACCTGAATGCTCAGGCCAAGCTGGATAAAGCTTATCAACTTGTGAAGCACTTGCCAGCTGTAATCCCCCACGCGAATGAGGTGCTGCTCTATGAAATTGCTGCGATTCAGATCAAAAAGTTTAAAATCGCTGGCGACCCGGATGACAAGCCTAAGAACATCGAGGAAGAACTGAAGAAATTGATCGACCGTAGCATAGGCGCTCGTGAAGAGGCCGTTGATTTGTTCGAGAAGGCTGGATTGGAGAAGCCGGACATCTCGATCCTAGACGAAGCATTCCTAGCCGATTTCGAGCAAAAACCGCACGTCGATCTGCGTCTGAAATTGCTTCAGAAGTTATTGGAGGAAGAGATCTTTTACTTGGTGAAGCAAAAAAATGCACTCGGAAAAGAATTAAGCAAACTGCTTGAGAAGACGATAAACGATTATCATAATCGAGTTATTACAGCAACCGCCGTGGCACAAATGATGGTCGAGGCAAAGAAGAAAATGGACGAAGAGCGCAAAAAGAAAGAGGCGCTGGGGCTGTCTGATGAGGAAATGGCCTTTTATTACATTATTGAGAATATGGGTAATAATGCTTTCACCAATGAGTTTATTTCAGGTTTGATTCGCAAAGTGGTCGCGGCAATGAAAAAGGAATTTCAAATCGACTGGACGAATCCGCATCGCGCTGATGTCTTGGCAAAGGTTAGCAATGCAGTGAAAATGGTGCTTATTCGGGAGAAGATAAAGGGCGAGCAGCTGCGGTTCCTAACGAATGCGATCATTGATCAGGCAAAAGAAAAATATAAGGATTGGCCAATTGAGGCGTAG
- a CDS encoding toll/interleukin-1 receptor domain-containing protein yields the protein MNKPTIFFSHSSKDKDLIQAIKTKLDSITGGVLEIFLSSDGQSIPFGSNWVHKIEDGLNQASVMFVFVTPNSIATNWIYFEAGFAYSKNIEVIPVGIGIDIALLKAPLSLLQGFNITSGDGLNNFITVINKKFDYRFEEKFSDDDYISMISCQNESFNNLDLRDIFDSVDYELLSEYGNGNGGKVTYNVEGFFENITAYLINHNVKHSYESSDKQKSILVYGIKIVYKIGKKKQDEKGSVRQDELDKIFFTMSPYNFEKSFNLFVQLVQLIDEKEWIYLRFSLRNGYAYITREEHLASVVSMYPDEFGFAEKRIGSFSYREKDMRFSIYDLNKWQSQKAAHYVLGLSFIPQNIIYRDIQDFFQSLVEKDIIYKI from the coding sequence ATGAACAAACCAACGATCTTTTTTAGCCATTCGAGTAAAGACAAAGACTTGATACAAGCCATTAAAACAAAGCTGGATTCCATTACTGGCGGTGTATTGGAGATTTTTCTTTCGAGCGATGGTCAAAGCATACCATTCGGAAGCAACTGGGTTCACAAAATTGAAGATGGCCTAAATCAAGCTTCAGTAATGTTTGTTTTTGTAACGCCAAATTCAATCGCTACCAATTGGATTTATTTTGAAGCAGGTTTTGCATACTCAAAAAACATTGAAGTTATTCCTGTAGGAATCGGAATTGACATAGCTTTATTGAAGGCGCCTTTAAGTTTACTCCAAGGGTTCAACATTACTTCCGGCGACGGACTAAATAATTTTATTACTGTAATAAACAAGAAATTTGACTATCGCTTTGAAGAGAAGTTTTCTGATGACGACTATATAAGTATGATTTCTTGTCAAAATGAATCATTCAATAATCTAGATTTACGAGATATTTTTGATAGTGTTGATTACGAGTTGTTATCGGAGTATGGGAATGGAAATGGTGGAAAAGTTACATACAACGTAGAAGGGTTTTTCGAGAATATAACAGCATACCTCATTAATCATAACGTTAAACACTCTTATGAGTCTTCTGATAAGCAAAAGAGCATACTTGTTTACGGTATAAAAATAGTTTATAAAATTGGGAAGAAGAAGCAGGATGAAAAAGGTTCCGTCAGGCAGGATGAACTAGATAAAATCTTTTTTACAATGTCACCTTATAATTTTGAGAAATCATTTAATCTTTTTGTTCAACTTGTTCAGTTAATTGATGAAAAGGAATGGATTTATCTTAGGTTTAGCCTAAGAAATGGATATGCTTATATAACACGAGAAGAACACCTAGCATCTGTCGTGTCAATGTACCCAGATGAGTTTGGCTTTGCTGAAAAACGTATCGGAAGCTTTTCCTATCGAGAAAAAGATATGAGATTCTCCATATATGACTTGAATAAATGGCAGTCGCAGAAAGCCGCACACTATGTTCTTGGATTGTCCTTCATTCCCCAAAATATAATTTATCGAGACATTCAGGACTTCTTTCAATCATTAGTCGAGAAAGACATTATATATAAAATTTAG
- a CDS encoding transposase, which translates to MFSSYFVHLLPFSWCNVARCIREVTGMFKIRYKSFDQFSFIDHAMYSKLPRHPFYCSVKEMIDFSFADQICSVLYSERGQRPYAPSLKLKIHLVQAYENISDRNMENRIVGDLFIKRSLDLPADFFGFDHSTIGLDRDRMGEAMFQACHLYILAQLYSKHLWGETNERWIIDSFPAHINVRRCGAFRLIKRAMIQLVKHMKRTAPASVLSAAKSLQLDALRVRLHSESPVAEQMLAFSKLVTQAYGLLYWFQHENIVPLLKEWKNYERSQELQEILRRVLSENSRPHRPDPGPEDGRENEDTGADEQNTDGNAESLPPAETAVDVEQDGTTTAIHEEVKAELHAGQEETAEVVYEKTPRKQRPSDRIVRVDAPEVRTGVKNKSTPITGFKIQNMCTEDGVILNVRVVPSNEHDQDAMIEMVSEVQQFLGMAPQVMIGDTAYGHGKKREAMASRNITLVAPVAEPKNSTGKFDISLFTYDPQKDVFTCPQGAETVRKNRNRTLEGTQYFFDSKSCTRCALRTQCTTSEKKGRSVFRSDYAVTYEGAKKFNESVEGKETLAKRCVVERKNKELKNDCGLGRTHLKRRNTLQVKSFLAAIVVNLKHAIRVQTTPKPGVLRRAKMA; encoded by the coding sequence ATGTTTTCTTCATATTTCGTTCATTTACTCCCGTTTTCGTGGTGTAATGTAGCCAGATGCATTCGGGAGGTTACTGGTATGTTTAAGATTCGGTACAAATCCTTTGACCAATTTTCCTTTATCGATCATGCAATGTACTCCAAATTACCGAGGCATCCTTTTTATTGCAGCGTCAAAGAGATGATTGATTTTTCCTTTGCAGATCAAATCTGTTCCGTGTTGTATTCAGAACGCGGGCAACGTCCTTATGCACCTTCTTTAAAGCTAAAAATTCATCTCGTTCAAGCTTACGAAAATATCTCAGACCGAAATATGGAAAACAGGATTGTCGGCGACTTGTTCATCAAGCGTTCTCTGGATCTCCCCGCTGACTTCTTCGGTTTCGATCACAGCACCATTGGCTTGGATCGGGATCGCATGGGGGAAGCGATGTTTCAGGCTTGCCATTTATATATCTTGGCACAGTTGTACAGCAAACATTTATGGGGAGAAACAAACGAGCGGTGGATCATCGATTCGTTTCCTGCTCACATCAACGTGAGGCGGTGCGGAGCATTCCGGTTAATCAAGCGGGCGATGATCCAGCTTGTGAAACATATGAAGCGCACTGCTCCAGCCTCCGTCCTTTCGGCAGCCAAATCATTGCAATTGGATGCGTTGAGGGTTCGGCTCCACTCGGAATCCCCTGTTGCCGAGCAAATGCTCGCTTTCAGCAAATTGGTTACGCAAGCTTACGGATTGCTGTACTGGTTCCAGCATGAGAACATCGTCCCCTTGCTGAAGGAATGGAAAAATTATGAGCGGTCCCAGGAACTGCAAGAGATCTTGCGGAGAGTTCTCTCCGAAAACAGCCGGCCCCACCGTCCGGATCCGGGACCGGAGGATGGTAGAGAAAACGAGGATACGGGCGCTGATGAACAAAATACTGATGGCAATGCGGAATCATTGCCGCCTGCGGAAACTGCAGTGGACGTTGAACAGGACGGTACAACAACAGCTATCCATGAAGAAGTTAAGGCAGAACTTCACGCGGGCCAAGAGGAAACGGCCGAAGTGGTGTATGAAAAGACTCCGCGCAAACAACGCCCGTCGGATCGCATAGTAAGGGTAGATGCTCCGGAAGTGCGCACCGGTGTCAAAAACAAGTCCACGCCCATTACCGGTTTCAAGATACAGAATATGTGCACAGAGGATGGCGTTATCCTGAATGTGCGGGTCGTTCCAAGCAATGAACATGATCAAGATGCCATGATCGAGATGGTTTCGGAGGTCCAACAGTTCTTAGGCATGGCCCCGCAAGTTATGATCGGCGATACAGCCTACGGGCATGGGAAGAAACGGGAAGCCATGGCAAGCAGGAATATTACCCTCGTGGCACCGGTTGCGGAACCAAAAAACTCGACAGGTAAATTCGATATTTCTCTCTTTACATACGATCCGCAAAAGGATGTGTTTACCTGTCCTCAAGGGGCGGAAACCGTAAGGAAAAATAGAAACCGTACATTGGAAGGTACGCAATATTTCTTCGACTCGAAGTCTTGCACTCGGTGCGCGTTGCGGACTCAATGTACGACTAGTGAGAAGAAGGGCAGATCGGTGTTCCGAAGCGATTATGCCGTTACTTACGAAGGGGCGAAAAAGTTCAACGAGAGCGTTGAAGGGAAGGAAACCTTAGCAAAACGCTGCGTTGTGGAACGAAAAAACAAGGAGCTCAAGAACGATTGCGGATTAGGGCGAACCCACCTCAAGAGACGGAATACCTTGCAGGTTAAGTCGTTCCTAGCTGCAATCGTCGTAAATCTGAAACATGCTATACGAGTCCAAACAACCCCCAAACCGGGGGTTCTTCGACGTGCAAAAATGGCGTAA
- a CDS encoding type I restriction-modification system subunit M gives MASAKADINFEKELFEAANRMRATVAPADYKHIVLPLIFLRYLSLRYDKRRKELEVQLSDPNSPMYFSDEEIVREILEDRDQYIAERVYVLPEEAHWSYIVKNAKQPNIKEILDNAMKLIEAENDDLVGVLPRIYRSTNLPIENLASLIEIFSRDTFSSSSDDAVDVLGRVFEYFIGNFASSEGSRGGQFFTPSSIVELLVAMLEPESGTFLDPACGSGGMFVQSQRYSKNKYALSFYGQESVDLTVRLGKMNVLMHGINADIRLGDSLLNDQYKDQQFDFVIANPPFNQKLWGAEKIQKNDPRLITDYDKAVTDGNANYMWMQHFLYHLKDGGTAGFVMANGAMTTNNSGEKDVRQKLVDEGYIDCVVQLPEKLFFTTGIPCCLFFLSKNRDGEKGYRARKNEMLFIDARKKGVMVSRKQRVLTQEDIAEIAAAYHTFRSVNGKFESVEGFFKVATIEEIQGNDYKLTPGIYVGTEETEIDDVPFEEKMTELMCRLQEQFIESNRLQERITRNLEALIS, from the coding sequence ATGGCATCAGCAAAAGCAGATATAAACTTTGAAAAGGAACTTTTTGAAGCCGCAAACCGGATGCGTGCAACCGTCGCTCCGGCTGATTACAAGCATATTGTTCTACCGCTCATCTTCTTGCGCTACCTTTCTTTGCGCTACGACAAACGTCGCAAGGAATTGGAGGTGCAATTAAGCGACCCCAACAGTCCAATGTATTTCAGTGATGAGGAAATCGTACGTGAAATTCTGGAAGACCGCGACCAATATATTGCTGAGCGCGTTTACGTGTTGCCTGAGGAAGCACATTGGTCTTACATAGTGAAAAACGCCAAGCAGCCCAACATTAAAGAAATTCTTGATAACGCCATGAAATTGATCGAAGCCGAGAATGATGATCTGGTTGGCGTTCTGCCGCGTATCTATCGGAGCACGAACCTTCCAATTGAAAACCTTGCTTCGCTAATCGAAATTTTTTCGCGCGATACATTCAGTTCGTCCAGTGACGATGCTGTGGATGTATTAGGACGTGTATTTGAATATTTTATCGGGAATTTTGCTTCGAGCGAAGGCAGCCGCGGTGGTCAGTTCTTTACGCCGAGTTCCATTGTTGAGCTGTTAGTTGCAATGCTAGAACCAGAATCGGGCACCTTTTTGGACCCTGCCTGTGGTTCAGGTGGCATGTTTGTCCAATCCCAGCGCTATTCTAAAAACAAATACGCACTTTCGTTCTATGGTCAGGAAAGCGTTGATCTCACCGTACGACTAGGAAAAATGAACGTCCTCATGCACGGCATCAACGCCGACATCCGTCTCGGAGATTCGCTCCTCAACGATCAGTATAAGGACCAGCAGTTTGATTTCGTGATCGCGAATCCTCCTTTCAATCAAAAATTGTGGGGGGCCGAGAAAATTCAAAAGAACGATCCGAGGCTCATTACGGACTATGACAAGGCCGTAACAGACGGCAACGCGAACTACATGTGGATGCAGCACTTCCTGTATCACTTGAAGGATGGAGGGACGGCTGGTTTCGTCATGGCAAACGGAGCGATGACGACGAATAATTCTGGTGAAAAGGATGTTCGGCAGAAGTTGGTGGATGAGGGGTACATCGATTGTGTTGTACAGTTACCAGAAAAGTTGTTCTTTACGACCGGAATTCCTTGCTGCTTATTCTTCTTGAGCAAGAACCGTGATGGAGAGAAGGGCTACCGGGCTCGGAAGAACGAGATGCTGTTCATTGACGCACGCAAGAAGGGAGTTATGGTTAGTCGGAAGCAAAGGGTTCTCACCCAAGAGGATATCGCTGAAATTGCTGCCGCTTACCATACGTTTCGTAGTGTGAATGGCAAGTTTGAAAGTGTTGAAGGATTCTTTAAGGTAGCGACTATAGAGGAGATTCAGGGTAACGACTATAAGTTGACTCCGGGAATTTATGTTGGAACCGAAGAAACAGAAATTGATGATGTTCCGTTTGAGGAAAAGATGACGGAATTGATGTGCCGGCTTCAGGAGCAGTTTATAGAGTCGAATAGACTTCAGGAGCGAATTACTCGTAACTTGGAGGCTCTGATTTCATGA
- a CDS encoding restriction endonuclease subunit S yields MIMKTMKIGDLTNKIGSGVTPRGGEKVYQLEGTSLIRSQNVYDYQFVKNGLVFIGEDVAARMKGVEIYRNDVLINITGDSIGRCCIVPDDAIPARVNQHVCILRADRSRLNPRYLMYYLNEPMNKNQLLNQAHGGTRKALTKGILESFEINVPPLSIQERIVEILGSLDEKIELNRRMNETFEQMAMALYKHWFVDFAPFEEFMDNDLPIGWRWGTLNEISYVHKVQVDPSELDETCPYIGLEHMPKGNVTLEEWENSNKVTSHKFMFGKGDILFGKLRPYFKKVGVAPIDGVCSTDILVLKPLKNEYFGMLFGQVIQDAFIDYCTSTSGGTKMPRCDWKEMAKYNVPIPPDSIRNEFNQKTAAFVDQIVANIHENRALIETRNYLLPRLLSGEIEVRAAEEQVEEVLAGG; encoded by the coding sequence ATGATAATGAAAACAATGAAGATAGGTGACCTTACAAATAAAATTGGGAGCGGCGTCACTCCTCGTGGCGGAGAAAAAGTATATCAGTTAGAGGGTACTTCGCTTATAAGAAGCCAGAATGTTTATGATTATCAATTCGTGAAAAATGGTCTTGTTTTTATTGGTGAAGATGTAGCAGCTAGAATGAAGGGGGTTGAGATTTACAGAAATGATGTTTTGATTAATATTACTGGTGATTCCATTGGTAGATGCTGTATTGTGCCGGATGATGCAATACCTGCTAGGGTAAATCAGCATGTATGTATTTTACGGGCAGACCGATCACGTCTAAACCCGAGATACCTCATGTATTATTTAAATGAGCCTATGAATAAGAATCAACTGCTTAATCAGGCGCACGGTGGGACGCGAAAGGCTTTAACAAAGGGGATTCTTGAATCGTTTGAGATAAATGTTCCACCATTGAGTATACAAGAGCGAATAGTTGAAATTCTCGGCTCACTTGATGAAAAAATCGAACTAAACCGTCGCATGAACGAGACGTTTGAACAGATGGCGATGGCTTTGTATAAGCATTGGTTTGTGGATTTTGCTCCATTTGAGGAGTTCATGGATAATGATCTCCCTATTGGTTGGCGATGGGGTACTTTGAACGAAATAAGCTATGTTCATAAGGTACAGGTTGACCCTTCTGAATTAGATGAAACGTGCCCATATATAGGCCTTGAACATATGCCCAAGGGAAATGTCACATTGGAAGAATGGGAGAATAGCAATAAAGTTACAAGTCATAAGTTTATGTTTGGTAAGGGTGACATTCTTTTTGGGAAACTACGCCCTTACTTCAAGAAGGTAGGTGTGGCTCCTATTGATGGGGTTTGTTCCACCGACATTTTAGTTCTAAAGCCATTAAAAAATGAGTACTTTGGTATGCTGTTTGGTCAAGTTATTCAAGATGCTTTTATCGATTATTGTACGAGTACATCGGGTGGTACTAAAATGCCTCGTTGCGATTGGAAAGAAATGGCCAAATATAATGTGCCTATTCCGCCTGATTCGATAAGAAATGAATTTAACCAAAAAACCGCTGCTTTTGTGGATCAAATTGTCGCGAACATTCATGAAAACAGAGCTTTAATTGAAACTCGTAATTACCTACTCCCCCGTCTTCTCTCCGGAGAAATCGAGGTGAGGGCAGCAGAAGAACAAGTTGAGGAGGTGTTAGCCGGTGGCTAA